A genomic region of Methanosarcina thermophila TM-1 contains the following coding sequences:
- the tes gene encoding tetraether lipid synthase Tes has protein sequence MRSTKSVCPECKKIITASIFEENGKLIMEKGCPEHGNFRDIYWSDAELYRKFEIHSHTGSEISHLQDSDSTNCPFDCGICPAHQTGTLLANIDITNRCNLACPVCFANARVTGLIYEPSFEEIRKMMETLRNEKPVPCYAVQFSGGEPTLRDDLPEIIELAEELGFLQIQIASNGVKLAKSPEYCKRLKDAGLHTIYLSFDGVTPDPYIKTRGFNALPLKLKAIKNCRDFGPDSLVLVPTLAKEVNDFQVGGIIRFAAENLDIVKGVNFQPIAFTGRVDQSQREDKRITIPDVLRLVEEQTDGEISRNAWYPVSSVVPISRFLSAMRKVPIPEFTVHQHCGAATYLFFEEGHFIPITDFIDVDGFLEFINEVIPEINGKGGRVRTLAKVIKEIPRYIDESRGPKSINVTRMILDVLKAGDKEHTARFHRNTLFVGVMHFQDLYNIDLERIKKCGVHYSTPDGRIIPFCTYNTLYRESVEQQFSMPYTQTNKSER, from the coding sequence ATGAGATCAACAAAATCGGTTTGTCCGGAATGCAAAAAGATAATTACGGCTTCAATCTTTGAGGAAAATGGAAAACTGATAATGGAAAAAGGCTGCCCTGAACATGGGAACTTCAGGGATATATACTGGTCAGACGCTGAACTTTACAGGAAGTTTGAAATTCATTCACATACCGGATCAGAGATTTCCCATCTCCAGGATTCTGATTCCACAAATTGCCCATTTGATTGCGGTATCTGTCCTGCTCACCAGACAGGAACTTTGCTTGCAAATATAGACATCACCAACAGATGCAACCTTGCATGCCCTGTCTGTTTTGCAAACGCAAGAGTGACAGGTCTCATTTATGAGCCTAGTTTCGAGGAAATCAGAAAGATGATGGAAACGCTCAGAAACGAGAAACCTGTTCCATGCTATGCCGTTCAGTTTTCTGGCGGAGAGCCGACATTAAGGGATGACCTTCCTGAGATTATTGAACTGGCAGAAGAACTGGGTTTTTTGCAAATCCAGATTGCAAGCAACGGAGTTAAGCTTGCAAAAAGTCCAGAGTACTGCAAAAGACTTAAAGACGCCGGACTTCATACAATTTACCTCTCTTTTGATGGAGTCACACCAGATCCCTATATCAAAACCCGGGGTTTTAATGCCCTGCCCCTAAAGTTAAAAGCTATCAAAAACTGCAGGGATTTTGGACCAGATAGTCTTGTGCTTGTGCCGACGCTTGCAAAAGAGGTTAACGATTTCCAAGTTGGAGGAATCATCCGGTTTGCAGCCGAAAATCTTGACATTGTAAAAGGAGTAAATTTCCAGCCAATTGCTTTTACAGGAAGGGTGGACCAATCTCAGCGAGAAGATAAAAGGATTACCATACCTGATGTGCTGAGACTTGTGGAGGAACAGACCGACGGAGAGATCTCCCGCAACGCCTGGTATCCTGTATCTTCTGTAGTCCCTATAAGCCGGTTTTTATCCGCTATGAGGAAAGTCCCAATTCCTGAATTCACAGTCCACCAGCACTGCGGAGCTGCAACCTATCTATTCTTTGAAGAGGGTCATTTTATCCCGATTACAGATTTTATTGATGTTGATGGTTTTCTTGAGTTTATAAACGAAGTAATCCCTGAGATAAATGGGAAAGGAGGGCGGGTCCGAACCCTTGCAAAAGTCATAAAGGAGATCCCAAGGTACATTGACGAGAGCAGGGGACCGAAATCAATAAACGTAACCCGGATGATTCTTGACGTCCTTAAAGCCGGCGACAAAGAACATACCGCACGCTTCCACAGGAATACCCTATTCGTCGGAGTAATGCATTTTCAGGATCTGTATAACATAGATCTTGAGAGGATCAAAAAGTGCGGAGTTCATTATTCTACACCCGATGGCAGAATAATCCCTTTCTGCACATACAATACACTTTACAGGGAATCGGTTGAGCAACAGTTTTCAATGCCCTATACGCAAACAAATAAATCCGAACGTTAA